A genome region from Marinobacter panjinensis includes the following:
- a CDS encoding flagellin has protein sequence MPQVINTNIASLNAQRNLNQSQTDANVAFERLSSGLRINSAKDDAAGLAISTRFQSQISGLNVAQRNASDGISLAQTTEGALGEVINNLQRIRDLAVQSANATNSASDRLALDQEVQQRVEEIGRIADQTTFNGLKVLDGSFGEKTFQVGANSGDTIEVDLSKGSQTDQIGGLAQSGTRDVGDAALAEGDLTISVGESDPFEIPGTDGDTSAKAKAEAIDSANIPGLPTVSATNVQTLNFGEVTDGSSSGGTYSLNLNVGTTAVEVTIPVGSGGDSVTLDEVVTAVNDLGLDGFSASEGTTAGTIVFNDDEGRNIELVSESATGTLTAASTASIGFDTAVASTGVEGIGSTLTGQVSIEALDTIRIGGNNPQNAGFLDGEVIAVTGSLENIDVKTVEGSNDTIKRVDSALTTINSIRSELGAVQNRFESTIANLSTTSENLSAANSRIRDADFAAETAELARTQVLQQAGLSVLSQANARPQQVLQLLQG, from the coding sequence ATGCCCCAGGTCATTAATACCAACATTGCATCGCTGAACGCACAGCGCAATCTCAATCAATCCCAGACCGATGCCAACGTGGCGTTTGAGCGCCTGTCTTCCGGCTTGCGCATTAACTCCGCCAAGGATGATGCCGCCGGTCTGGCCATTTCGACTCGCTTCCAATCGCAAATCTCCGGCCTTAATGTCGCCCAGCGCAATGCCAGCGATGGTATATCACTCGCTCAGACAACCGAGGGCGCTCTTGGTGAGGTAATCAATAACCTTCAGCGCATCCGTGACTTGGCGGTTCAGTCGGCCAACGCCACCAACAGTGCCTCTGATCGCCTGGCACTGGACCAGGAAGTCCAACAGCGGGTAGAGGAGATCGGCCGCATTGCAGATCAGACAACATTCAATGGCCTCAAGGTTCTCGACGGCTCATTTGGCGAGAAAACCTTCCAGGTGGGCGCCAATTCTGGCGACACCATCGAAGTGGACCTGTCCAAGGGGTCTCAAACCGACCAGATTGGTGGGCTTGCTCAGTCCGGAACCAGGGATGTCGGTGATGCCGCGCTCGCGGAGGGCGACCTTACAATTTCGGTTGGCGAGAGCGATCCCTTCGAAATTCCGGGAACGGACGGCGACACTTCGGCCAAAGCCAAGGCTGAGGCTATTGATTCAGCGAACATACCTGGACTCCCCACCGTATCGGCAACCAACGTCCAGACATTGAATTTTGGGGAGGTAACGGATGGTAGTTCTTCAGGCGGAACCTATTCTCTGAACCTCAATGTCGGTACCACCGCCGTCGAAGTAACCATTCCCGTTGGAAGTGGCGGTGACAGCGTTACTCTTGACGAGGTCGTGACTGCAGTCAACGATCTGGGACTGGACGGCTTCTCCGCCAGCGAGGGTACTACCGCTGGCACTATAGTCTTCAATGACGATGAAGGCCGGAATATCGAGCTGGTTTCGGAATCCGCAACAGGAACACTGACCGCAGCCTCAACAGCCAGCATTGGTTTTGACACTGCAGTAGCCAGTACCGGAGTGGAGGGCATTGGCAGCACGCTGACAGGCCAAGTCAGTATTGAGGCGCTCGACACCATCCGCATCGGTGGCAACAACCCGCAAAACGCCGGCTTCCTTGATGGCGAGGTAATTGCCGTTACAGGCAGCCTCGAAAACATTGACGTCAAGACTGTCGAAGGTTCCAACGATACGATAAAACGGGTGGACTCAGCACTCACAACGATCAATAGTATCCGCAGCGAGCTGGGCGCCGTGCAGAATCGCTTCGAGTCCACCATTGCAAACCTGAGCACGACATCAGAAAACCTGTCCGCCGCCAATAGCCGAATCCGGGACGCGGACTTTGCGGCCGAAACGGCAGAGCTTGCCCGCACTCAGGTACTCCAGCAGGCCGGCCTGTCCGTTCTCTCCCAGGCCAATGCCCGGCCCCAACAGGTGCTGCAACTGCTACAGGGATAA
- a CDS encoding motility associated factor glycosyltransferase family protein yields MKLSMRLVACQPRGHVLEFEKMTVVEIFVVQNKAIEFVQRREANLRFFQKAYPSIYSYFANYKPTKAEVVISNVEDEVDLQLDGRSLYEGQGKSRAHQGVELFKSTFREGSFLPSLPPPWPGDYYHPRFAHQAVDAIISQSPLDRSSFTGYKMPNFFPLVVFQGVGLGYQIEELVTTSEVENALIIEPELEIFAASLLTVDWARVASKFQKNGRSLRFLIGVEKTEEALWPALVKHLVHFTPIFPVMNLFLNERGDRTMTTVAERINREALATLTTWGHYDDEVRQLNNALHAFHEKVRTIPSKGSVISETPTLIVGSGPSLDDRIDDIKSVRDRVILVSAGTGLRALIENDIYPDFHVELESDFLNYRVISSYDHEKLKSIKIIAASQICPLIWGLFGDQRLYFKSESPIASLFGSPEKSISGGAPTCTNAATAICSQLGLRNIFLFGTDFGFKEHDKHHSQRSVYMESKDDAIGNELKEGASKAFSKARTFTVRGVNDSIVHTTPIYFTAKRAVEVLIQSTRVSSPETRFFNCADGADIEGATWLTTSQFKESALEYGDPSEKSRVLNLIFSPDAETVSLNEMQEGLDHTEEKLQLLALKLRNLLKSRRIRGKKDITRLCSEISRYLEGQLLPEDPGFYYMIRGTVRHFLYAGFSHAIALTNEQDIATYLKRWEEAFISCLSALPQHFRSVTRKQYSLDSDPWIRQSINDPE; encoded by the coding sequence ATGAAACTCTCCATGCGCCTCGTGGCCTGTCAGCCTCGAGGCCATGTGTTAGAGTTTGAAAAAATGACTGTCGTGGAGATTTTTGTGGTCCAAAACAAAGCCATCGAGTTTGTGCAGCGAAGAGAAGCCAATCTCCGCTTTTTCCAGAAAGCCTACCCGAGCATCTATTCCTATTTCGCAAACTACAAGCCCACCAAGGCCGAAGTCGTTATCAGCAATGTCGAGGACGAGGTTGACTTGCAGCTGGATGGAAGATCCCTCTACGAAGGTCAAGGGAAATCAAGAGCACATCAAGGCGTGGAATTGTTCAAGTCCACATTCCGAGAAGGATCATTCTTGCCTTCCCTTCCACCACCATGGCCTGGTGACTATTATCATCCCAGATTTGCTCATCAGGCTGTGGATGCAATTATCAGTCAATCGCCATTAGACCGGTCATCTTTCACCGGATATAAGATGCCGAACTTCTTCCCACTTGTGGTTTTTCAGGGGGTAGGGCTTGGGTATCAGATCGAAGAACTTGTGACCACCTCAGAGGTAGAAAACGCCTTAATCATCGAACCCGAGCTGGAAATTTTTGCAGCCAGCCTGCTTACCGTCGACTGGGCCAGGGTGGCCTCAAAATTCCAGAAAAATGGGCGCTCCCTCAGGTTTTTGATTGGAGTCGAAAAAACAGAAGAGGCCCTCTGGCCAGCCCTGGTAAAGCATTTAGTGCATTTCACCCCGATTTTTCCAGTAATGAACCTATTCCTGAATGAAAGGGGCGACCGCACCATGACCACGGTTGCGGAGCGCATCAACCGCGAAGCTCTGGCAACATTGACGACCTGGGGCCACTACGACGATGAAGTTCGCCAACTGAACAATGCACTACATGCCTTCCACGAAAAAGTTAGAACCATTCCCTCTAAGGGAAGCGTCATTTCCGAAACCCCTACCTTGATTGTTGGGAGTGGCCCGTCGCTGGATGACCGAATTGACGATATCAAATCTGTTCGGGACAGGGTTATTCTTGTGAGTGCAGGCACTGGGTTAAGGGCTCTGATAGAAAACGATATTTATCCGGATTTTCATGTTGAACTAGAATCAGATTTTCTTAACTACAGGGTGATCAGCTCCTACGATCACGAAAAGCTCAAGTCTATTAAAATCATTGCGGCGTCGCAGATCTGCCCCCTGATCTGGGGGCTTTTTGGAGACCAGCGGCTCTACTTTAAAAGCGAAAGCCCCATCGCGTCTCTTTTTGGATCACCTGAAAAAAGTATCTCTGGTGGTGCCCCCACTTGTACAAACGCCGCCACAGCGATTTGTAGTCAGCTTGGCCTCCGTAATATCTTTCTTTTTGGCACCGATTTCGGGTTCAAGGAACACGACAAGCATCACTCACAGCGCTCGGTTTATATGGAAAGTAAGGACGATGCGATTGGAAACGAGCTTAAAGAAGGTGCAAGCAAGGCTTTTTCAAAGGCGCGAACTTTTACAGTCAGGGGTGTAAACGACAGCATCGTCCACACGACTCCAATCTATTTTACTGCGAAAAGAGCTGTTGAAGTCCTGATCCAATCAACCCGAGTATCGTCTCCGGAAACACGGTTTTTTAATTGTGCTGACGGCGCCGACATTGAAGGAGCCACTTGGCTTACAACAAGTCAATTCAAAGAATCAGCACTTGAGTATGGCGATCCTTCTGAAAAATCCCGTGTTCTGAATCTGATTTTTAGCCCAGATGCCGAAACGGTCTCCCTGAACGAGATGCAGGAAGGCTTGGACCACACTGAAGAAAAACTCCAACTTCTAGCGCTCAAACTACGGAATCTCCTCAAGAGCCGGCGCATAAGGGGCAAAAAAGATATTACCAGACTGTGCTCTGAAATCAGCAGGTATTTAGAAGGGCAATTATTGCCGGAGGATCCAGGTTTCTATTACATGATTCGCGGGACCGTACGCCATTTTCTGTACGCTGGATTCTCACATGCCATTGCATTGACAAACGAGCAAGACATTGCAACCTACCTGAAGCGATGGGAAGAAGCATTTATTAGCTGTCTGTCAGCGTTGCCCCAACATTTCAGGTCTGTTACCCGGAAGCAGTATTCGCTTGATTCTGACCCTTGGATTCGGCAATCAATCAATGACCCAGAATAA